One genomic region from Argentina anserina chromosome 2, drPotAnse1.1, whole genome shotgun sequence encodes:
- the LOC126783289 gene encoding protein RER1A-like: MEGVGAESASAASPVNKWIYDVSRLYQYYLDKTTPLSVYRWIGTFALVVIYAMRVYYLQGFYIVSYGLGIYVLNLLIGFLSPLADPEMGAGSDGPLLPTKGSDEFKPFIRRLPEFKFWYSFTKAFCIGFVMTFFSAFDVPVFWPILLCYWIVLFVLTMRRQIAHMIKYKYVPFNLGKQKYGSKKPSAGSSGRND, from the exons ATGGAGGGAGTTGGGGCCGAAAGCGCCTCGGCGGCGTCGCCTGTGAACAAGTGGATATATGATGTGTCGAGGCTCTATCAGTACTACCTGGACAAGACGACTCCGCTTTCGGTCTACAGATGGATTGGGACTTTTGCTCTTGTGGTGATTTACGCCATGCGGGTTTACTATCTTCAGGGGTTCTACATTGTTTCATATGGTCTCGGGATTTACGTTCTGAATCTTCTGATTGGATTTTTGTCTCCATTGGCTGATCCGGAGATGGGAGCAGGTTCGGATGGGCCGTTGCTTCCGACAAAGGGTTCTGATGAGTTCAAGCCTTTCATTCGCCGACTTCCTGAGTTCAAGTTCTG GTACTCCTTCACAAAGGCTTTCTGCATTGGTTTTGTCATGACCTTCTTCTCTGCATTTGATGTGCCTGTCTTTTGGCCAATACTACTCTGTTACTGGATTGTTCTTTTTGTCCTGACAATGAGGCGCCAAATTGCACACATGATCAAGTACAAGTATGTTCCATTCAACCTTGGGAAGCAG AAATACGGCAGCAAAAAACCATCTGCAGGTAGCAGTGGCAGGAATGATTGA